The window ACTGCAGGGGTTGCGCACCGGCTTCCCACCACTGGATGTAGGGCTTGATCTCGTCGAGCTTCTTGAACGCGCGGTCCACGCCTTCTTTAGTGCCCAGCACCTTGTACAGGTCGGCCTGTTTCACACCGTCGGCTTCGAGGGCGAACTCCAGGGTGAACTTGGCGCCACGGCGCAGGCCGCGCTTGCCCGGGTATTTCTTCACGTCCCAGAAGTCGGCCCAGCCGGTCGGTGCGCTGGCCAGCTTCTTGGCGTCGTAGGTGAGCACCGTGGACCAGATGAAAATGCCCACGCCGCAGTCGCTCACGGCGGCATCGAGGAAGTCCTCGCGCTTGCCCAGCTTCGACCAGTCGAGCTGCTCGAACAGGCCTTCGCTGCAACCGCGCATCAGTTCCGGGGACTCCACTTCGACCACGTCCCAGCTGGTCTTGCCGGTGTCGGCCATGACCTTGATCTTCGCCATCTCGCCGTTGTACTCGGCGCCCTGCACGGTGACCTTGGCCTGTTGCTCGAAGGGTTTGTAGAAGGCCTTTTCCTGGGCCACCTTGTTGTCGCCACCGAAGGACACCACGGTCAGTGTCTCGGCGTGGAGCTGGGCGGCGCCGCCGGCCAGCATCATCAGTGCTACGGCTTTCTTGAACATGCGATTACTCCAGGTCGGGCCAATCCGGCCCATCGAAAAGAGGGCAGCTTCAAGAGAGGGGCTGGGACGGCCCGAGCTGGGAGGCCGACCGGTCGCCCGTTGGCTCAGGGTGAGGAGCGCGCGGAACAGGTGCGGTCGAGCATGGGATGTCCTCCAGTTTCTTGTTGTTGTTTGGAATCGGATGACGCGAGGTCGATTTAAACATCTTCCAAAACATGATGCATCATGTTTTTATTTGAGCCATCGCTCACCACGGACGTTGCACTTCGCAGGGGGATTCGCCATGAACCAGAGCAAGACCTTGTTACTGACCGGTGCCAGCCGCGGCATCGGCCATGCCACGGTGAAGCATTTCAACGCCGCCGGCTGGCGCGTGTTCACCGCCTCGCGCCAGGACTGGAGCGCCGAATGCCCCTGGGCCGAAGGGCTGATCAACCATATCCACCTGGATCTGGAAGACATCGACAGCGTGCAGGCCAGCCTGCCGCAGATCCGCGAAAAGCTCGGCGGCCAGCTGCATGCGCTGGTGAACAATGCCGGTATCTCGCCCAAGGGGCCGCAAGGGGAGCGTCTGGGCGCGCTGGAGAGCGACTACGCCACCTGGCTGAAGGTGTTCAACGTCAACCTGTTCTCCACCGCACTGCTGGCGCGCGGGTTGTTCGACGAGCTGAAGGCGGCCAAGGGTTCGGTGATCAACGTCACCTCCATCGCCGGTTCGCGGGTGCATCCCTTCGCCGGGGTCGCCTACGCCTGTTCCAAGGCTGCGCTGGCGGCGCTGACTCGCGAGATGGCCCACGACTTCGGCCCGCACGGCGTGCGCGTCAACGCCATCGCCCCAGGGGAGATCGATACCGCGATCCTGTCCTCGGGGACCGAGCTGATCGTCGAGCGCGACATTCCCATGCACCGCCTGGGCAAGCCGGAGGAAGTCGCTTCGCTGATCCATTTCCTCTGCACCAGCGGCGCGTCCTATGTGAATGGCGCGGAAATCCACGTCAACGGCGGGCAGCATGTGTAATCTCGCTGGCATCCCTGGCGCCCAATCCGCATCATGCGCGCCGGGATGCCGCGCCATGTGACGAGACTGCGATGAGAACGCGATGAACTACCCGATCGAAGGGCTGAACCATTCCTACCTGGGCAGCGGCGTCTATGCGCTGCTGCGCGAGGCGCTGATCACCGGCCGCTTCAAGCCGGACGACCGCCTGCGCATTCGCGACCTGGCGCAGCAGCTGGGCACCAGCGTGACCCCGGTGCGCGATGCGATCCTGCAACTGGCCAAGGAGCAGGCGCTGGTGCTCAAGACGCCGCGCGACATCCGCGTGCCGCTGCTCACCCGCGAGCAGTACCTGGAAATCCGTAGCATCCGCGTGGCCCTCGAAGGACTGGCGGCCGAGACGGCTGCCGCCAGGGCCAGCACCGAGCAGCTGGATGAGCTGGAAGCCAACATCCGCCAGAACCTCGATGCGATCCACGCCGAGGACATGGTGTCGGCGCTCAAGCTCAACCAGGCCTTCCACTTCGCCCTGGCCGACATCGCCGGCATGCCGCTGCTGCGCGGCTTCCTCGACAGCCTGTGGATGCGCACCGGCCCGCTGATCGCCCAGGCCTACGCCGACTTCAACGAGCGCATGGCGATCGAACACCACTGGGAAGTGCTGCGGGCGTTGCGCGCAGGCGACGGTGCCGCTGCCCGCGCGGCCATCCATACCGACCTGGTCGACGGTAGCGAGAAGATGCTGGAGTTCATTGCCCAGTCCGAGGCGCAGAACTGAGGCTTTGTAGGAGTGAGCTTGCTCGCGAATCTCTATACGCAGAACTCACCGGCGAGCTTGTTCGCGAGCAAGCTCGCTCCTACCAAGAGCTGCGCGGTGCGAGACAATAAAAAACGGCCCCGAAGGGCCGTTTTTTATTACAGCGCGGACGTCAGCCGCCGAGGTACGCGTCGCGCACCTTGGGGTTCACCAGCAGGTTGGCGCCGGTGTCCTGCATGACGATGCGGCCGTTCTCCAGCACGTAGCCACGGTCGGCGAGCTTGAGCGCCTGGTTGGCGTTCTGCTCGACGAGGAAGACGGTCACGCCTTCCTGGCGCAGTTGTTCGACGATGTCGAAGATCTGCTGGATGATGATCGGCGCAAGGCCCAGGGACGGCTCGTCGAGCAGCAGCAGCTTGGGCTTGCTCATCAGCGCACGGCCGATGGCGAGCATCTGCTGTTCACCGCCGGACATGGTGCCGCCGCGCTGGTTGAAGCGTTCCTTCAGGCGCGGGAAGAGTGCCAGGACCTTGTCCATCTGCTCCTGGTAATCGCCCTTGCTGGTGAAGAAACCGCCCATGGCCAGGTTCTCTTCCACGGTCAGGCGGGCGAACACGCGACGGCCTTCCGGCACGACAGCGATGCTCTTGCGCATGATCACGGAGGATTCCTTGCCGACCAGTTCCTCGCCCAGGTACGTGATGCTGCCCGAGGAGGCGCGCGGCGAGCCGCAGAGGGTCATCAGCAGGGTCGACTTGCCGGCGCCGTTGGCGCCGATCAGGGTGACGATCTCGCCCTGCTGGACCTCCATGCTGACGTCATGCAGCGCCTGGATCTTGCCGTAGAAGGTGGAAACCTTGTCGAACTTCAGCATGACTCAGGCCTCCCCCAGATAGGCTTTGATCACATCCGGGTTGCCGCGGATCTGCTCCGGGGTGCCGTCGGCCAGGGGGGTACCCTGGTTGATCACGTAGATATGGTCGGAAATGCTCATCACCAGCTTCATGTCGTGCTCGATGAGCAGGACGGTGACGCCGTGTTCGGCACGCAGCATGGCGATCAGTGCCTTCAGGTCCTCGGTCTCCCGTGGGTTCAGGCCGGCCGCCGGTTCGTCCAGCATCAACAGCTGCGGACGGGTCATCATGCAGCGGGCGATCTCCAGGCGGCGCTGCTGGCCGTAGGCGAGGGTGCCCGCCGGGCGGTTGGCGATGTCCTTGAGGTTGACGATTTCCAGCCAGTGCGCGGCGTAGTCCAGCGCTTCCGCTTCACGACGACGGAAGGCCGGGGTCTTGAGCAGGCCGGCGAGGAAGTTGGTGTTGAGGTGGCGGTGCTGGGCGACCAGCAGGTTCTCCACCGCGGTCATTTCCTTGAACAGGCGAACGTTCTGGAAAGTCCGCACCACGCCCTTGTGGGCGATCTTGTGGCCGGGCAGGTCCTGCACGGCCTCGCCGCGCAGGAGGATTTCACCGCCGGTGGGCTGGTAGAAGCCGGTCAGGCAGTTGAACACGGTGGTCTTGCCGGCGCCGTTGGGGCCGATCATCGAGACCACCTGCTTTTCCTTCACGTTCAGCGCCACGCCGTTGACGGCCAGCAGGCCGCCGAAGCGCATGGTCAGGCCGTTTACTTCAAGAATGGTCTGGCTCATTTGCGCAACTCCAGATGCGGACGCTGCATGGGCAGCAGGCCCTGCGGACGCCAGATCATCATCAGCACCATGATGGCGCCGAACATCAGCATGCGGTACTCGCTGAACTCACGCATGAGTTCGGGCAGCAGGATCATCACCACGGCGGCGAGGATCACGCCCAGCTGCGAACCCAGGCCACCCAGCACGACGATGGCGAGGATGGTCGCCGACTCGATGAAGGTGAAGGATTCCGGCGTCACCAGGCCCTGGCGCGCGGCGAAGAAGCTGCCGGCGAAACCGGCGAAGCAGGCGCCGAGGGTGAAGGCGGAGAGCTTGATGATGGTCGGGTTCAGGCCAAGGGCACGGCAGGCGATCTCGTCTTCGCGCAGGGCTTCCCAGGCACGGCCCAGGGGCATGCGCAGCAGGCGGTTGATCACGAACAGCACCAGCAGCACCAGCAGCAGCGCGACCAGGTAGAGGAACACGACCTTGTAGTTCGAGTTGTAGGCGATGCCGAAGAACTCGTGGAAGGTCTGCATTCCCTCGGGGGCGCGGCGCTCGAAGGAGAGGCCGAACAGGCTGGGCTTTTCGATGTTGCTGATGCCGTTGGGGCCGCCGGTCAGCCAGGTGAGGTTACGCAGCAGGATGCGGATGATCTCGCCGAAGCCCAGGGTCACGATCGCCAGGTAGTCGCCGCGCAAGCGCAGCACCGGGAAACCGAGGATGAAGCCGAAGAAGGCTGCCATCAGGCCGGCGATCGGCAGGCAGGTCCAGAAGCCCAGGCCGTAGTAGTGCGACAGCAGCGCATAGCTGTAGGCGCCCACGGCGTAGAAGCCGACGTAGCCCAGGTCGAGCAGGCCCGCCAGGCCCACTACGATGTTCAGACCCAGGCCCAGCAGCACGTAGATCAGGATCAGCGTGGCGATGTCCACCGCGCCGCGCGAGCCGAAGAACGGCCAGGCGAGAGCGACGACGATCAGGCCGAGGATGATCTTGCGTTGTACCGAGGAGTGGGTCAGGCGTTCGGCGAGCTTGGTGTGCGGTCTGGACAGGAACTGGCGGGTGCTGGTCACGAAATGGAATTTGTCGCGCACCAGTTGCCAGACGAACATCGCCACGGCGCACGCGGCAATCACCCACAGGGTGGTCGGGCTGACGCCCTGCAGCTGCAGGCCGATCCCAACCACGCTGAGCTTGATGCCGAGTACCGGGTAGGCGACGGCCATCACCAGCAGGGCACTGAAGAATGCGGTCTTGAGTTTCTGGCTCATACCTTTTCCACCTCCGGGCGGCCGAGGATGCCGGTGGGGCGGAAGAGCAGGACGAGCACCAGCAGGGTGAACGCCACCACGTCCTTGTACTGGTCACCGAACACGTCGGCGCCGAAGGCTTCGGCAACGCCGAGCACCAGCCCGCCGAGCATGGCGCCCGGGATACTGCCGATGCCGCCCAGCACCGCGGCGGTGAACGCCTTGATGCCGGCCAGGAAGCCGATGTGCGGGTTGATCACGCCATACTGCAGGCCCAGCAGCACCGCGGCCACGGCGGCCAGGGTGGCGCCGATGACGAAGGTCAGGGCGATGATGTTGTTGGTGTTGATGCCCAGCAGGTTGGCCATCTTCAGGTCCTCGGCGCAGGCGCGGCAGGCGCGGCCCAGGCGGGAACGGGAGATGAACATGGACAGGCCGTACATGGTCAGCAGAGTGATGATGAAGATCAGCACCTGCATGTACGAGATGGTCACGCCGCTCATTTCATCCGGGCCGATGATGAAGTTGCCCGGCAGCAGGTTGGGGATGGCCTTGTCCTTGGAGTCCTGGGCGAGCAGGACCTCGTTCTGCAGGAAGATCGACATGCCGATCGCGGAGATCAGCGGAATCAGTCGGTTGCTTCCGCGCAGCGGGCGGTAGGCGATTCGTTCGATACCGTAGCCGTAAGCACTGGTGACGATGATGCTGGCGGCGAAGGTGCAGATGATGACGACAGGAAGACTTACGATTCCCATCATCGCCAGCCCCGTGATCACGATGAAGGCTACGTACGAGCCAATCATGTACACCTCGCCATGGGCGAAGTTGATCATGCCGATGATGCCGTAGACCATGGTGTAGCCGATGGCGATCAGGGCATAGGTGCTGCCGACGGTGAGGCCGTTGATCAGCTGTTGCAGATAGTGATAGAGATCAGGCATTACCTAACTCCTCGGGCGTCGCGTGAAGCGGCGCTTGTGGCGCGACGGACCCCCGGAATACTCGGATAAACAAAACCCACTGCGGGTGCAGTGGGCTTTGTGTGTCGGCGGGTGGCTTACTTGGCTTCGGTCTTGGTGCCGTCCTTGTGCCACTGGTAGACCACGAAGTTGAAGTTCTTCAGGTCGCCCTTCTCGTCGAAGGCCAGGTCGCCGGTGGGGGTAGCGAAGGTGTTCGCGCGCAGGGCTGCTGCAACCTTGTCGGTGTCTTCGCTGCCGGCTTTCTTGATGCCTTCGGCGATGACTTCGACAGCGGC of the Pseudomonas sp. PSE14 genome contains:
- the livH gene encoding high-affinity branched-chain amino acid ABC transporter permease LivH; the protein is MPDLYHYLQQLINGLTVGSTYALIAIGYTMVYGIIGMINFAHGEVYMIGSYVAFIVITGLAMMGIVSLPVVIICTFAASIIVTSAYGYGIERIAYRPLRGSNRLIPLISAIGMSIFLQNEVLLAQDSKDKAIPNLLPGNFIIGPDEMSGVTISYMQVLIFIITLLTMYGLSMFISRSRLGRACRACAEDLKMANLLGINTNNIIALTFVIGATLAAVAAVLLGLQYGVINPHIGFLAGIKAFTAAVLGGIGSIPGAMLGGLVLGVAEAFGADVFGDQYKDVVAFTLLVLVLLFRPTGILGRPEVEKV
- a CDS encoding SDR family oxidoreductase; amino-acid sequence: MNQSKTLLLTGASRGIGHATVKHFNAAGWRVFTASRQDWSAECPWAEGLINHIHLDLEDIDSVQASLPQIREKLGGQLHALVNNAGISPKGPQGERLGALESDYATWLKVFNVNLFSTALLARGLFDELKAAKGSVINVTSIAGSRVHPFAGVAYACSKAALAALTREMAHDFGPHGVRVNAIAPGEIDTAILSSGTELIVERDIPMHRLGKPEEVASLIHFLCTSGASYVNGAEIHVNGGQHV
- a CDS encoding GntR family transcriptional regulator → MNYPIEGLNHSYLGSGVYALLREALITGRFKPDDRLRIRDLAQQLGTSVTPVRDAILQLAKEQALVLKTPRDIRVPLLTREQYLEIRSIRVALEGLAAETAAARASTEQLDELEANIRQNLDAIHAEDMVSALKLNQAFHFALADIAGMPLLRGFLDSLWMRTGPLIAQAYADFNERMAIEHHWEVLRALRAGDGAAARAAIHTDLVDGSEKMLEFIAQSEAQN
- a CDS encoding high-affinity branched-chain amino acid ABC transporter permease LivM, translating into MSQKLKTAFFSALLVMAVAYPVLGIKLSVVGIGLQLQGVSPTTLWVIAACAVAMFVWQLVRDKFHFVTSTRQFLSRPHTKLAERLTHSSVQRKIILGLIVVALAWPFFGSRGAVDIATLILIYVLLGLGLNIVVGLAGLLDLGYVGFYAVGAYSYALLSHYYGLGFWTCLPIAGLMAAFFGFILGFPVLRLRGDYLAIVTLGFGEIIRILLRNLTWLTGGPNGISNIEKPSLFGLSFERRAPEGMQTFHEFFGIAYNSNYKVVFLYLVALLLVLLVLFVINRLLRMPLGRAWEALREDEIACRALGLNPTIIKLSAFTLGACFAGFAGSFFAARQGLVTPESFTFIESATILAIVVLGGLGSQLGVILAAVVMILLPELMREFSEYRMLMFGAIMVLMMIWRPQGLLPMQRPHLELRK
- the livG gene encoding high-affinity branched-chain amino acid ABC transporter ATP-binding protein LivG; this encodes MSQTILEVNGLTMRFGGLLAVNGVALNVKEKQVVSMIGPNGAGKTTVFNCLTGFYQPTGGEILLRGEAVQDLPGHKIAHKGVVRTFQNVRLFKEMTAVENLLVAQHRHLNTNFLAGLLKTPAFRRREAEALDYAAHWLEIVNLKDIANRPAGTLAYGQQRRLEIARCMMTRPQLLMLDEPAAGLNPRETEDLKALIAMLRAEHGVTVLLIEHDMKLVMSISDHIYVINQGTPLADGTPEQIRGNPDVIKAYLGEA
- a CDS encoding ATP-binding cassette domain-containing protein, with the protein product MLKFDKVSTFYGKIQALHDVSMEVQQGEIVTLIGANGAGKSTLLMTLCGSPRASSGSITYLGEELVGKESSVIMRKSIAVVPEGRRVFARLTVEENLAMGGFFTSKGDYQEQMDKVLALFPRLKERFNQRGGTMSGGEQQMLAIGRALMSKPKLLLLDEPSLGLAPIIIQQIFDIVEQLRQEGVTVFLVEQNANQALKLADRGYVLENGRIVMQDTGANLLVNPKVRDAYLGG
- a CDS encoding ABC transporter substrate-binding protein encodes the protein MFKKAVALMMLAGGAAQLHAETLTVVSFGGDNKVAQEKAFYKPFEQQAKVTVQGAEYNGEMAKIKVMADTGKTSWDVVEVESPELMRGCSEGLFEQLDWSKLGKREDFLDAAVSDCGVGIFIWSTVLTYDAKKLASAPTGWADFWDVKKYPGKRGLRRGAKFTLEFALEADGVKQADLYKVLGTKEGVDRAFKKLDEIKPYIQWWEAGAQPLQWLAAGDVVMTSAYNGRVATAQKEGRDFAIQWNGSIYDLDHWAIVKGSPKKELSEQFIALANKPEHQKVFAENIPYGPTNKNTIPLIDPAIAGKLPTAPQNLENARAMDTEFWIDHGEELEQRFNAWASK